TCCATTGCTGTTTACGGGTCGGCGGAGGAAGCCGTACTGCGGGAAGCTGCGGAACTTTTGCGGGACCGGCTTCTGGAAGAGGAGGGCATCACCCAGACGGCTCTGGAAGGGGTGAGGGACCATGAGATTTCCGTCTGGATTTCTGAAGAAAAACTGAGACGCCATGGTATCACCCTGGATACCGTTGCCAGAAAGCTAGCGGAAATTTCTGTTGAGATGGGGGGAGGCCGTCTGGATACGGAAGGTGGTGAGATTCTTCTCCGTATGAAGGGCAGAATATACACCGCAGCCGGTTACAGGGATCTTGCCATTATGACCCACACAGACGGCTCCAGACTGCTTCTGGGGGACATTGCCCGTGTGGAGGAAGGTTTTGAAGACACCGATGTGAGGGCTTATTTCAATGGCTACCCTTCGGTCATGGTGAATGTCTACCGGGTTGGGGATGAAACACCCATTTCCGTTTCCAGGGCAAGTCAGTTTGCTCTCAAAGATTTTTCAGCAGGTCTGCCAGAAGGTATTGACGTTGATATAGTGAGGGATTTTTCAGAAGTCTTTGAACAGCGGGCAGATCTTCTTCTGCGTAATGCGGGCATAGGGCTTCTCATTGTTTTTATCCTTCTGGCCCTCTTTCTGGAGATCCGGCTGGCTTTCTGGGTGAGTCTTGGCATTCCCATCAGTTTTCTTGGAGCCTTTCTTTTTCTTCCCATGACAGATTTCACCATCAATATGATTACCCTCTTTGCCTTTATTGTAACACTTGGGATAGTGGTGGATGATGCCATTGTAGTGGGGGAACATGTGTATTCCCTTCGCCAGCGGGGTCTTTCCTTTATGGATGCTTCCATACAGGGTGCCCGTGAAATGGCCGTACCTGTCACCTTCAGTGTGCTGACTAACATAGTCGCTTTTTTACCCATGGCCTTTATTCCAGGAATGCTTGGTAAAATATTCGGTACACTGCCTGTGGTGGTGGTGGCTGTTTTTTTCATGTCTCTCATTGAAAGCCTTTTTATTCTGCCTGCCCATCTGGCCCATCAGCGGAAAATCAAACGGGGTGTTTTTGCAAAATTTTCGGATTTTCAGCATGCCTTCAGTCAGGGCTTCATCCGCTTTATAAACGGGTTTTACGGTCCCCTGCTGAGCCGCTGTCTGGCCCACCGTTATCTGGTGATTGCCGTGGGTATGGCTGTGCTGCTGGCCACCTTCGGGTATGTGAAAAGCGGTCGCATGGGAATGGAGCTTTTTCCCCGCATTGAGTCGGATTTTGCTTTTTGTGAGGCGGTTATTCCCTATGGATCTTCCAGTCAGCGGGCCACGGAGGTCCATGACCGGATTATTGCTTCGGCCAGAAAACTTGTGGCGGAAAACGGAGGAGAAGATCTTGCATTAGGGATTTTTTCCAGAATCCGGGAAAACACCATACAGGTACGGATTTACCTGACACCACCCGATGTCAGACCCGTGGGTACTACGGCACTGGTTCAGCAATGGCGGAAGGATGTGGGCAGGCTTTCGGGTATTGAAACCATCAGTTTTCAGGCGGATCGGGGCGGCCCCGGTTCAGGCAAGGCCCTGACCGTGGAGCTTTCCCACAGGGATATTGATACCCTGGAAGCAGCTGGCAGGTACCTGGCGGCACAGCTTATGGATTTTCCTCTGGTAAGTGACGTGGATGACGGCACTGCAAGGGGGAAAAAACAGCTTGATTTTGTCATGCTGCCTGAGGGAGAGCGCCTGGGACTGACGGCAAGGGAGGTGGCCCGGCAGGTGCGGGCTGCCTTCCAGGGTGTTGAGGCCCTGCGTTTTCAGAGGGGCAGAAATGAGATTACTGTCCGGGTACGTCTTCCTGCTGAGGAGCGTCTGCGCATGGAGCATCTTAAGGATCTGATTATCCGTACACCTGCGGGCGGGGAAGTTTTGCTGCGGGAGGTGGTGCGTCTGGAAGAGGGGCGGGCCTATACGGAGATAAGGAGGCGGGCTGGCCGCCGCATTCTCACCGTAACGGGGGATGTGACCCCGGCTTCACGGGCAGGTGAGGTGGTGGAAACCCTGCGGGCGGAGGTATTGCCGGATCTTAAAAACAGGTATCCGGGGCTGAATGCGGGTTTTGAAGGCAGGCAGGCAGACATGAAGGAGAGCACCCAGCGTCTTTTCATGGGGCTTTTGATGGCGCTGGTGGCCATATATGCCCTGCTGGCCGTGCCCTTTAAGAGCTACTTCCAGCCCCTTATCATCATGTGCTGCATTCCCTTCGGGCTGGTGGGGGCCGTTGCTGGTCACCTCATCATGGGTTATTCCCTTTCCATGATGAGTCTTTTTGGGGTTGTGGCCCTTTGTGGTGTGGTGGTGAATGCTTCCCTTGTGATGATTGACCGGGCCAACCGCAGCCGGAGGCAGGGGGTGGAGACCCTGCCGGCCATCTGGGAGGCAGGGGTTTCCCGCTTCCGTCCCATCATGCTGACCACCCTGACCACCTTCGGCGGGCTGGCGCCCATGATTTTTGAAACCTCAAGGCAGGCCCGTTTTCTCATTCCCATGGCCATCAGCCTTGGTTATGGTATTCTCTTCGCTTCTTTTATTACCCTGATTCTGGTGCCCTCTTTTTATATGGTGCTGGAAGACATAGCAGATCTTTTTAAAAAGAACAGGGAGCTTTAATGCCTGCGGGACTCATTCCTCCGTTTCCGTTACAACCTGATCCCTTCCCTTTTTTTTGGCCTGATAAAGCAGGGAATCCACACGGCAGAGAATAAATTCTGCCGTGTCTTCATTATTCATGGTGCAGACTCCTATGCTGGCGGAAACCTTCCATGGTACAGGTTTGGGCAGCTTCAGATTATCCTTGAAGCCAAGGCGCAGGGATTCCGCAAGATTTTCAGCTCCGGCAAGGTCAGTATCGGGAAGGATGACAAGAAACTCTTCGCCGCCTATGCGTGCGGCAAGATCCGAGGAACGCAGCCTTTTTTCTATGTTTTTTGCGGCAAGCTGGAGGATGGCATCTCCTTTTGGGTGGCCGAAGGTGTCATTGACGGCCTTGAAATGGTCCAGATCCAGCATGATGATGGAAAGGGGTTGTCCCGTGCGACGGGATCTTGCCATGGCCCGCTCCAGGCTTAAAAGGGCCTGTCTCCGGTTGGCAAGACCTGTGAGGGCATCGGTGCCTGCCAGGGTGATCAAGGCATGTTTTTCCTGCTCCTGCCGTTTGAGGGCTCTGGCCAGGGAATGGGTGAGAAAGATGAAAAAAAACAGAACCAGCAGGCTGATGGCGGCCGTTGTTCTGCCCTGCCGCCACCAGTTTTCGATCATCTGCTTTCTGGACAGGGAAACCCATGCTGCCATGGGATAAGGATCTATGGTCTGAAAGGCGATTATTCTCGGAGTCTTGTCAAGGCCCATGCCATGTATGACTCTGTTTTTGCCCAGATCCATATGATGGGGAATGATATGGGAGTATTTTCCAACAAAGTCTTCATGGTCGGGTATGCGGATGATGATCTGTCCGTTATTCATGAGCAGACCTGCTGTTCCATCCTCAGGTAGCAGAATTCCTTCGTAACTCTGAAGGAGAACTTCCAGATCAATTAGGGCGGCAAAGATATATTTCAGGTGACCGTCACTGGAGTAGTAGGCCTGTGATATGGCAAAAAACCATTTTTTGTCCTCCCGCATGGACTGTATGGGCGGGCTGATGACCAGTCCTTCGTGACGGCCGGTGTGGTGTATGCGTACATAGGGACGGTTTCTGATGTCCGGAACGGGAGGGTCGGCACTCCAGTGGAGGATGCCTCCTTCGGCATCAATGATGAGAAGATCCATGATATGGGGTTCATACAGGCTCAGTTCCTTTAGCTGGAGGCTTATATCCCTGCAGGTTGGTGCCTGGTTGTCACTCTGCAGACATCCGTCCATGGTCATGGACATACCCTTGAAAAGAATTCTTATTCCGGCCAGTTTCTGGGTGGAACTGAGGGCCAGCATGCGGGATAATTCCAGGGCTTTTTTTTCCCCTGCCCGAAAGGTATCCTGATAGTGGAAAAAGGCATTGCCCGCCATTAGCAGAACAATGACCAGCATGGCGGAAAGTCCCAGTCCGTAGGCCATGATTTTCGGATTGCTGCTTTTTTCGAAAATTGACATCATCGTTCTCTTTTTTTTGATAAGGATGGGCTTTGGGAGTTTATGGTGCAGATGAAATCCCTTTGCCGTGGGATCTTTTATTGTGGCAGAGCAGACCACTTTATGGAATAATACATATTTACGGTGGCAGCTTGCTAAAAAATATCCTATTATCATTTTATCTTAAAAAATCCCAATGTTTTTTGTATTGATGGCCCTGCTCTTTGTGTGGTCTGTATTTTGTTAAGATTCAAGCTGCCTGATGGGGATATGCTCTGGGCCGCAATGGGAGACTGTATGGGATTCTGGAAAAATAAAAAACTGGAAGAGATGAGTATGGAGGAATGGGAATCCCTCTGCGATGGCTGCGGCAGATGCTGCCTTGTTAAAATGGAGGAAGAGGAGACAAGCCTTATTTATTATACCCGGCTGGCCTGTGAGTTTCTGGACCTTGAATCTGGGGAATGCCGGATTTATAATGAACGATTCAGCAACAAAACAGAATGTCTTGCCATCCGGGATTGTCTGAAAAATAATCCGGACTGGCTGCCGGTTAGCTGTGCCTATCGCTGTCTTAATGAAGGTCGGGATCTGCCTTCATGGCATCCTCTTATGCAGGCCCCGGGAGTCAGGCTGCCCCGGGGCATAGGCGTTGGAGACTGGGCCTTTTCCGTCAGGGATATGGATTTATATTCCCTGGATCTGGAAGCCCATCTTATTTCTTTTGAGGGTGTGGATGGTTCGGAGGTCAGGCTTCTTGAGGAGGATGATGATGAGATCTGAAAGAAAAAATGGGTTCCGGACAGTTTTTTTTCTTCTCTCTGCTGTTCTGCTTACCCTGCCTTACCAGGGTAGGACCGATGAATTTTCTCCGCGGATTCATATTGTCACGCCGGAGTGGGAAGGTCAGACCCATAATGATGGTACTGGTTTTTTCTTTGAGATTTTAAAAAAAATTTATGAACCGGAAGGGGTTAGGGTGTCATGGGAGTTTGCCAACTGGAACCGTTCCCTGAATCTTTTGAGAAATGGCCATGCCGATGCCATGCCCAGTGTATGGAAAGAAGATGCCGATGCCGCAGGTCTCAAGGTTCCGGCTTTACCCCTTTACATTGAATATACTGTCGCTGTCTTTAAAAAGGAGCTTTTTCCGGACTGGGCGGGACAGAACTCCCTTAAGGGGCGTTCCGTTGTCTGGTACAGGGGTTATGATTATCATTTAAGAAATCCCCTCAAAGGTATTATCATGCACAGGATGGAGATTCCCGAAGAGGGCAATCTCTGGCGTCTGCTGGACGCAGACCGGGTGGATGCATTCATTGATTCCCGAATTGATGTGGATCGTTATGTTGATACGCATATGGTGGATACGGTGGTTTACCGGGTTGCTCCCCTCTGGGGTCAGAAGGCTTATCTGGCTTTTTCGGACAGGCCTTCTTCTATGAAGCTGATGCACATTTTTGATAAGGGCATGGCCCGTCTTCTGGCATCCGGGGAGCTGGAAAAACTGCACGAAAAGTGGCAGGTGGCTGGTTTCAATGCCTCAGCCTGGGAGCAGCCCGGAGAAATTGTGCTGGAAAGCCCGTAGTGCTTAACCTTTGTTAGGGGTGCAGTCTGTGGTTTTATGAAATATAAAGGGAAGAAGCATCTGTCCCTTTGTCTGTTCTGTTTCTGTTTCCGGGAACTGGGATATGGAAAGGCCAAGGAGGCGGACGGCTTTTTTCCCGGCTTCGGTACGGGCCAGAAGCTCAGGTATGTTTTCCATTATGTCTTCTGCACGCCACAGGGGGCGGACAAAGGTTGCTGATCTGGTTATGCTGCAGAAATTATCATATTTAACCTTCAGTGTAAGGGTATGACCGGCGTATTTTTTCCGGAGAAGACAGGCCTCAACATCTCTTGCCAGAGTTTTGAGAATGGCAAGCATGGTATCTGTATCCCGGATATCACTTTCCAGAGTGACTTCTCTTCCCATGGACTTTCTGATTCTCTGTGCCATGACAGGTCGCTCATCCCGGCCCATGGCAAAGGTGTAAAAATCCTTTCCTGCTTTACCAAAAAGGGCCTTCAGTTTTTCTTCTCCCATGGCTTTTATATCCGCCCCCGTAAAAAGGCCGTGCTTGTGCATTTTTTTTTCCGTTGTTTTTCCAACGCCAAAAAATTTGCGTACCGGCAGGCTTTCCAGAAAGGCCGGGGCTTCTTCTGGGCGGATGACGGTTATTCCTGCGGGTTTATGGATCTCCGAGGCCACCTTGGCCAGAAATTTGTTAAAGGAAACTCCGGCTGAAGCTGTAAGCCCCGTATGCTTATGGATTTCTTCCAGAAGTCTTTCTGCTGTGCGGGTGGCGGAACCAAGGTTCAGGATATCTTCACTGACATCAAGGAAGGCTTCGTCCAGGGAAAGGGGTTCAATGCAGCTGGAAAATTTCTGGCATATGGAAAAAATCTGTATGGAAACAGCGGCATACACTTCTTTTCTGGGATGGATAAAAATGGCATGGGGGCATTTCCGTAGGGCCTGAGCTGATGACATGGCGGAATGAATGCCGAATTTTCTGGCTTCATAGCTGCACGTTGCCACAACACCGCGGCCTTTGGGGTTGCCGCCTACAATGACGGGTCGGCCTTTCAGCTCCGGGTTGTCCCGCTGTTCTATGGCTGCATAAAAGGCGTCCATATCTACATGGATGATTTTGCTCAGGGCTGAACCGTTTCTGGCTGATGGGGTTTCATTATCGTTTTTGTGATCCATGGGATTATGGTGCTTGGGTTATTTTATCTGATATTTTTTCGGATGCTCATTATGGATGAGTCCTTTGTGGCTGTCAAAGGGCATTCTAGGTTTTTCTTGACCTTTTTAGGCAGGGCTATATATTTTAATTGGTTTAAAAAAGGAGGTTCTCCAATGATATTTATTGAAACCCTTGTTGTCGGACTTATTGTTTTCGGGTTGGCAGCCCTTTGCCTGCGGAGGATCAGGCCGAAGCACGGAAATAAAGGCTGCGGCCATGGCTGTAGCTGCAGTTCTTCCGGGTGTGAAAAAGCAGGGATAAAACCAGCCCCTGAATCTCTCTCCGCCAATTGCTGTTCCAGGGATATGAAGAAATGAATCTGTCGGTTAAGAAAATGATTTTTTACGTATGATATAAGTTATATTTTAAATTAATATTTTGTTTCATTCAGCCTGAAAGGATGCTTATGAAGGACTGGCTGTTGGGTCTGTGGAGAAAAATCTGGAGCAGAGAAGAAAAAAAACAGGATGATTCTGTTTCAGCTGCTGGAAAAAAAAGAAAAATCAGGGCCAAGAAGGGAAAAGATACCCGTGCCCGGAAAAAAAAGTCCCCCAGCTTGCCTTCAGCAAAGGCTTCTGAAAAGGTAGCTGAAAATGAAACGACAAAAAAACAAGAGACTGAGGTTTTACCGAAAAAAAATGCTTCCAGAGCCCACCAGTCATCAGTGGACAGTACACCATCGCTTCCAAAACCTCCAAAGAAACGCCTCCGTTTTCGGAAAAAATCAAACCTTCCTGTCCCCGAAATCAAGGAGAAAATCCCTGTTCTGGATACAGAGGCAGATCTTTTTGTGCTCATGGGCGGAGATCCGGAAAAGGAGGGGCCTGTGCAGGAACCGGATCTGCCAGAGCCTGAGATTATTGGAGAAAAAATAGAGAAGCCCAAGCCTTTTATCTGGACTTCTCCGGAAAAAACCCTTGATCTCCATGGCCTTAACAGTGCACAGGCAGATGTACGTATGCGTTCTGCAATCCTCACGGCGCGTGTTGAGGGGGTATCCATTATGCGTATTATTACAGGCAAGGGTCTGCACTCAGAAGGTGGCAATGGGGTACTTCGGGATTATGCTGAAGAGTTTTTGACCCATATGCAAAAGACCGGTGAAATCAGGATGTTCAGGTGGGAGGGTAAAACCAAGCGGAAAAGCGGTGCCGTTCTGGTGAAGCTCCCCGAAATCTGAGATTTCTGTTCTTTGTAAAACAATTATCACAAACTCTTTTTTATGTTTTCTTCCCTGTCAGAGAGACTATGCTCAGCCCTAAAAAGAAGTTTTTATGCATGATGAGCGTTTTTGGGGGATGCTCACTTTTCCGGGAAACTGGCGAGTGCAGATTCCCCTTCAGGATCAGGGGAAGTTTTCGGATAAAGAGGAGGAAAACATGGTAACCAGGAGACAGGAACTATTTAACTGCTATTCCCATCTGGCTGGAGGAATTGCTGCCCTTGTAGGCACTTTTTTTCTTCTCCCTGTGGCTGCTTCATCAAGGGAAGGTTTGATAACTGCCCTGATCTATGGCCTGTCCGTAACCTTTCTTTTTTTTGCCAGCGCCCTTTATCATGCGTTTAAACAGGAAGAAAACGAGATTTCCTTCTGGAGAAAAATGGACCGAATGGCCATTTTTTTTATGATTGCAGGAACCTATACGCCAATATCTTATTTCTGCCTGGAGGGCGGCTGGCGATGGGGGATGATCGGACTGCAATGGGGGTTTGTGGCCTTTGGTTTTTTGACTCAGGTTTTTTTCCCAAGGGCTCCACGTACATTTTATGCCGGAATTTATCTGGCCATGGGGTGGACCGCTGTTTTTCCGATGAATCAGGTTCTTGGTAACATGACGGCTCTGCAGGTGACTCTTCTCTTTGCAGGGGGTGTAGCTTTTACTCTGGGAGGCCTGATTTACGCCATAAAAAAACCCCGGATGGTTCCGGGGGTCTTCAGCTTTCATGAGCTTTTTCATGTGATGGTGCTCATTGGCGGTGCATTTCATTATGGTATGATTTACCATATCTATTTTCAGGCAGGTGCTTTGTAGCTCTTTCACTACAGTTTTTCCACTTCCTGAATCCACCTCAGCATATCCTGAGCCACTTCTTCCCATTCCGGTTCCCATAGCATGCCATGGGAAAGATCCGGGTAGTAGAAAAGTCTGGCTTTGGGATAGTAGCGGTGGATTTTTTTTACCACAGAGGGAGGGGTTACAAGGTCTTTACCTCCACAGAATACGGCCACGGGGCAATGGATTTTTGTCGCTGGCACCGATGTGATTGCAGAGGGAGTAAAAAAGGGAAAAGCCATTTCAAAAAAGGCCTTTCCGGATTCCGGGACAAGGCAGCTGAAAAGCTGCTTTTCTGTTTCCGGAGCCAGTCTGCCGCCGGTGATGCGGTGAAAGCTTCTTGAATTGGGCAGTATGGCCTTTTTTCTGAAATCACCAAGAAAGGCAACGGGAAGAAAGGTGATGAAGGAAGCAGGGTCAAAACCCGGAACTTCTGCAGGCGGGGCCGGTGTGATGAGAAGTATGGCTTTGAAGGGATGGCGAAGGGCAAGGATCTGGGCCAGCAGACCTCCCATGGAATGACCTATGAGTATGGTGTTTTCAGCGTCCTGGCTCAGCTTTTCTTCAAGGTCCTTAACATAATCTGCAATGCCACAGCCTGCAACTTTTTCAGGGTTTCCCGGAGGCTGATGGTGGAGAAGGGCAGGTATGCTCAGGGTATAACCCTTTTCCGAGAAAAAGTTTTTCTGCTTGCTCCAGAGTTCCGGAGATCCCCACATTCCGTGTATGAAAGAGAGCTTTGTGGCCATGTTTTTTCCTCTGGTATGCAATTCCATATGAATGCTTACATGGATTTTTTTTCTGCCTTGCTGTT
This Desulfobotulus mexicanus DNA region includes the following protein-coding sequences:
- the trhA gene encoding PAQR family membrane homeostasis protein TrhA, which translates into the protein MVTRRQELFNCYSHLAGGIAALVGTFFLLPVAASSREGLITALIYGLSVTFLFFASALYHAFKQEENEISFWRKMDRMAIFFMIAGTYTPISYFCLEGGWRWGMIGLQWGFVAFGFLTQVFFPRAPRTFYAGIYLAMGWTAVFPMNQVLGNMTALQVTLLFAGGVAFTLGGLIYAIKKPRMVPGVFSFHELFHVMVLIGGAFHYGMIYHIYFQAGAL
- a CDS encoding substrate-binding periplasmic protein; this encodes MRSERKNGFRTVFFLLSAVLLTLPYQGRTDEFSPRIHIVTPEWEGQTHNDGTGFFFEILKKIYEPEGVRVSWEFANWNRSLNLLRNGHADAMPSVWKEDADAAGLKVPALPLYIEYTVAVFKKELFPDWAGQNSLKGRSVVWYRGYDYHLRNPLKGIIMHRMEIPEEGNLWRLLDADRVDAFIDSRIDVDRYVDTHMVDTVVYRVAPLWGQKAYLAFSDRPSSMKLMHIFDKGMARLLASGELEKLHEKWQVAGFNASAWEQPGEIVLESP
- a CDS encoding efflux RND transporter permease subunit — translated: MEKQTGGPIAWMTRNNVAANLLMVACLVGGLIMFSGIKQEVFPDFDLGVVTVSVAYPGAGPEEVEQGIVLALEEAVQGLEGVDKFVSFAFEGMGRVQIEVLEGTDINRFSQDVQREVDRITTFPEGAESPRVVVNARMREVLSIAVYGSAEEAVLREAAELLRDRLLEEEGITQTALEGVRDHEISVWISEEKLRRHGITLDTVARKLAEISVEMGGGRLDTEGGEILLRMKGRIYTAAGYRDLAIMTHTDGSRLLLGDIARVEEGFEDTDVRAYFNGYPSVMVNVYRVGDETPISVSRASQFALKDFSAGLPEGIDVDIVRDFSEVFEQRADLLLRNAGIGLLIVFILLALFLEIRLAFWVSLGIPISFLGAFLFLPMTDFTINMITLFAFIVTLGIVVDDAIVVGEHVYSLRQRGLSFMDASIQGAREMAVPVTFSVLTNIVAFLPMAFIPGMLGKIFGTLPVVVVAVFFMSLIESLFILPAHLAHQRKIKRGVFAKFSDFQHAFSQGFIRFINGFYGPLLSRCLAHRYLVIAVGMAVLLATFGYVKSGRMGMELFPRIESDFAFCEAVIPYGSSSQRATEVHDRIIASARKLVAENGGEDLALGIFSRIRENTIQVRIYLTPPDVRPVGTTALVQQWRKDVGRLSGIETISFQADRGGPGSGKALTVELSHRDIDTLEAAGRYLAAQLMDFPLVSDVDDGTARGKKQLDFVMLPEGERLGLTAREVARQVRAAFQGVEALRFQRGRNEITVRVRLPAEERLRMEHLKDLIIRTPAGGEVLLREVVRLEEGRAYTEIRRRAGRRILTVTGDVTPASRAGEVVETLRAEVLPDLKNRYPGLNAGFEGRQADMKESTQRLFMGLLMALVAIYALLAVPFKSYFQPLIIMCCIPFGLVGAVAGHLIMGYSLSMMSLFGVVALCGVVVNASLVMIDRANRSRRQGVETLPAIWEAGVSRFRPIMLTTLTTFGGLAPMIFETSRQARFLIPMAISLGYGILFASFITLILVPSFYMVLEDIADLFKKNREL
- a CDS encoding YkgJ family cysteine cluster protein — translated: MGFWKNKKLEEMSMEEWESLCDGCGRCCLVKMEEEETSLIYYTRLACEFLDLESGECRIYNERFSNKTECLAIRDCLKNNPDWLPVSCAYRCLNEGRDLPSWHPLMQAPGVRLPRGIGVGDWAFSVRDMDLYSLDLEAHLISFEGVDGSEVRLLEEDDDEI
- the dinB gene encoding DNA polymerase IV encodes the protein MDHKNDNETPSARNGSALSKIIHVDMDAFYAAIEQRDNPELKGRPVIVGGNPKGRGVVATCSYEARKFGIHSAMSSAQALRKCPHAIFIHPRKEVYAAVSIQIFSICQKFSSCIEPLSLDEAFLDVSEDILNLGSATRTAERLLEEIHKHTGLTASAGVSFNKFLAKVASEIHKPAGITVIRPEEAPAFLESLPVRKFFGVGKTTEKKMHKHGLFTGADIKAMGEEKLKALFGKAGKDFYTFAMGRDERPVMAQRIRKSMGREVTLESDIRDTDTMLAILKTLARDVEACLLRKKYAGHTLTLKVKYDNFCSITRSATFVRPLWRAEDIMENIPELLARTEAGKKAVRLLGLSISQFPETETEQTKGQMLLPFIFHKTTDCTPNKG
- a CDS encoding Smr/MutS family protein; the encoded protein is MKDWLLGLWRKIWSREEKKQDDSVSAAGKKRKIRAKKGKDTRARKKKSPSLPSAKASEKVAENETTKKQETEVLPKKNASRAHQSSVDSTPSLPKPPKKRLRFRKKSNLPVPEIKEKIPVLDTEADLFVLMGGDPEKEGPVQEPDLPEPEIIGEKIEKPKPFIWTSPEKTLDLHGLNSAQADVRMRSAILTARVEGVSIMRIITGKGLHSEGGNGVLRDYAEEFLTHMQKTGEIRMFRWEGKTKRKSGAVLVKLPEI
- a CDS encoding sensor domain-containing diguanylate cyclase, translated to MSIFEKSSNPKIMAYGLGLSAMLVIVLLMAGNAFFHYQDTFRAGEKKALELSRMLALSSTQKLAGIRILFKGMSMTMDGCLQSDNQAPTCRDISLQLKELSLYEPHIMDLLIIDAEGGILHWSADPPVPDIRNRPYVRIHHTGRHEGLVISPPIQSMREDKKWFFAISQAYYSSDGHLKYIFAALIDLEVLLQSYEGILLPEDGTAGLLMNNGQIIIRIPDHEDFVGKYSHIIPHHMDLGKNRVIHGMGLDKTPRIIAFQTIDPYPMAAWVSLSRKQMIENWWRQGRTTAAISLLVLFFFIFLTHSLARALKRQEQEKHALITLAGTDALTGLANRRQALLSLERAMARSRRTGQPLSIIMLDLDHFKAVNDTFGHPKGDAILQLAAKNIEKRLRSSDLAARIGGEEFLVILPDTDLAGAENLAESLRLGFKDNLKLPKPVPWKVSASIGVCTMNNEDTAEFILCRVDSLLYQAKKKGRDQVVTETEE
- a CDS encoding alpha/beta hydrolase encodes the protein MATKLSFIHGMWGSPELWSKQKNFFSEKGYTLSIPALLHHQPPGNPEKVAGCGIADYVKDLEEKLSQDAENTILIGHSMGGLLAQILALRHPFKAILLITPAPPAEVPGFDPASFITFLPVAFLGDFRKKAILPNSRSFHRITGGRLAPETEKQLFSCLVPESGKAFFEMAFPFFTPSAITSVPATKIHCPVAVFCGGKDLVTPPSVVKKIHRYYPKARLFYYPDLSHGMLWEPEWEEVAQDMLRWIQEVEKL